A window of the Tunturibacter empetritectus genome harbors these coding sequences:
- the pheS gene encoding phenylalanine--tRNA ligase subunit alpha, translated as MSEQTIPSLSGYEEPTLEAAFITLSEEVRTTAAETAADPEAFRLHWLGRKQGRLKLISEAWLKSAPPEAKKALGIRFNELKALVEYQLSPERLVKVPVSEPGLVSEYATQGGTIAASLQKKKHPHPLDITLPGTLRAPGIPHPLLKTMHEIVSVFHHLGYSTNLGPQVESDFYNFEALNFPENHPARDTQDTLVIANQQSRPSRDRLLMRTHTSPVQIRTMIAQAPPIRIVIPGKVHRNDAADATHSPIFHQIEGLCVDTNITFSDLKGTLDHAMKALFGSDVKTRFFPSFFPFTEPSADVQISCIFCGGKGCRKCKHSGWIELLGCGMVDPAVFAAVIAERRKINPADDTYNPEKITGFAFGMGVERIAMMLHGVSDIGHFYSGDMRFLEQFA; from the coding sequence ATGAGCGAACAAACCATCCCAAGTCTGTCCGGCTATGAAGAGCCTACCCTCGAAGCCGCCTTCATTACCCTCAGCGAGGAAGTCCGCACCACTGCCGCTGAGACAGCCGCCGACCCCGAAGCCTTCCGCCTCCACTGGCTAGGCCGCAAACAAGGCCGTCTCAAGCTCATCAGCGAAGCCTGGTTAAAATCCGCCCCACCCGAGGCCAAAAAAGCCCTCGGCATCCGCTTCAACGAACTTAAAGCACTTGTGGAATATCAGTTGTCTCCGGAACGACTGGTGAAGGTCCCCGTCTCAGAACCGGGACTTGTCAGCGAATACGCCACACAAGGCGGAACGATCGCAGCCAGTCTCCAGAAGAAGAAGCATCCTCACCCGCTTGACATCACCCTCCCCGGTACCCTCCGCGCCCCCGGCATCCCTCATCCGCTCCTCAAAACGATGCACGAGATCGTATCTGTCTTCCATCATCTCGGCTACAGCACTAACCTCGGCCCTCAGGTCGAGTCCGACTTCTACAACTTCGAAGCCCTCAACTTCCCCGAAAATCACCCCGCCCGCGACACGCAGGACACCCTCGTCATCGCGAACCAGCAATCCCGCCCCAGCCGCGATCGCCTCCTCATGCGCACCCACACCAGCCCCGTGCAGATCCGCACCATGATCGCCCAGGCCCCACCCATCCGCATCGTCATCCCCGGCAAAGTCCACCGCAACGACGCCGCCGACGCCACCCACTCCCCCATCTTCCATCAGATCGAGGGCCTCTGCGTCGACACCAATATAACTTTCTCGGATCTAAAAGGAACTTTAGACCACGCCATGAAGGCCCTCTTCGGCTCCGACGTCAAAACCCGTTTCTTCCCCAGCTTCTTCCCCTTCACCGAACCCAGCGCCGACGTCCAAATCTCCTGCATCTTCTGCGGAGGCAAGGGCTGCCGCAAGTGCAAACACTCCGGCTGGATCGAGCTCCTGGGTTGCGGCATGGTCGACCCCGCCGTCTTCGCCGCAGTCATCGCCGAGCGCCGCAAAATAAACCCTGCAGACGACACCTACAACCCCGAAAAGATTACCGGCTTCGCCTTCGGCATGGGCGTCGAGCGCATCGCCATGATGCTCCACGGCGTCTCCGACATAGGCCACTTTTACTCAGGCGACATGCGCTTCCTCGAGCAATTCGCCTAG
- a CDS encoding heme-binding protein encodes MPEENREKQCPIPPSERNIAEAGLRVPTIRISPNNENVLADLGLLADLAGTWQGCGSGFNLIARPDQEGHANLYLQLNTTTEILTVTPIGSPIPNRGFGQPDITLHGLTYLQKIADSCTGGAMHIEPGIWITQPPTSYPTETTPIETQIIARMGSIPHGNALLAQGIAERFNGNPTLPLAGQPYAFSRFPSFNSTPFPIAPAPAINAAGSNEKDTAANVPPPIGPVPPFTQYDITIPEGIKNPRTPYNTNPPDCPWTANSKIDGVPIQKVINDPIILLQTHIEKQIHQGHTFEGVVLNIATQANIQFLTVPNKPASPTVSANMVNAAGGIENILFLEGGEPTGPKGPNADTATVYATFWIEKVKHHHRATFMQLQYAQMVVLNFGVLLAPPPPPGTSPVILGWPHISVATLTKSFN; translated from the coding sequence ATGCCCGAAGAAAATCGCGAAAAACAATGCCCAATTCCACCTTCTGAACGCAATATCGCCGAGGCAGGCTTGCGCGTTCCCACCATCCGCATCAGCCCCAACAACGAGAACGTTCTCGCTGATCTTGGCCTACTGGCCGACCTCGCCGGAACCTGGCAGGGCTGCGGTTCCGGCTTCAACCTCATTGCGCGGCCCGACCAGGAAGGCCACGCCAACCTCTACCTTCAACTCAACACCACCACCGAAATCCTCACCGTCACCCCCATCGGCTCTCCCATCCCCAACCGGGGTTTCGGTCAGCCGGACATCACGCTCCATGGCCTCACCTACCTGCAAAAAATCGCCGACTCCTGCACCGGCGGAGCCATGCACATCGAGCCCGGCATCTGGATCACGCAGCCGCCCACCTCTTACCCAACCGAAACCACACCCATCGAAACCCAGATCATCGCCCGCATGGGCTCTATTCCCCACGGTAACGCTCTGCTCGCGCAAGGAATCGCCGAGCGTTTCAACGGCAATCCCACTCTACCCCTTGCTGGCCAACCCTATGCCTTCTCCCGATTTCCCTCCTTCAACAGCACTCCCTTCCCCATCGCTCCCGCCCCCGCCATCAACGCAGCCGGCTCCAACGAGAAGGACACAGCCGCCAACGTCCCGCCCCCCATCGGCCCCGTTCCCCCCTTCACCCAGTACGACATCACCATCCCCGAAGGCATCAAGAACCCCCGCACCCCCTACAACACCAACCCTCCCGACTGCCCATGGACGGCCAACTCCAAAATCGACGGCGTTCCAATCCAGAAAGTCATCAACGATCCCATCATTCTCCTTCAAACCCATATCGAAAAGCAGATCCACCAGGGTCACACCTTCGAAGGTGTGGTCCTCAACATCGCTACCCAGGCCAACATTCAGTTTCTCACCGTACCCAATAAGCCCGCCAGCCCAACTGTCAGTGCCAATATGGTCAACGCCGCCGGCGGGATCGAAAACATCCTCTTCCTCGAAGGCGGGGAGCCCACCGGACCTAAAGGCCCCAACGCCGACACTGCCACCGTCTATGCCACCTTCTGGATCGAGAAGGTTAAACACCACCACCGGGCAACCTTCATGCAGCTGCAGTACGCTCAGATGGTCGTTCTCAACTTCGGAGTTCTCCTCGCACCCCCTCCTCCTCCAGGCACATCACCGGTCATCCTTGGCTGGCCCCACATCTCCGTCGCCACCCTCACCAAATCTTTCAACTAG
- a CDS encoding UbiA family prenyltransferase: MSLTASQIDTAALPILCVDLDGTLVKSDTLHDSALAVARHHPAALLKIPSWLLQGKAALKRHLAATVQLDVAHLPYNRELLQYLQQQHATGRPIYLATAADADTARRVADHLGLFTGVLASDGQLNLAGKNKLAAFRSQFGDNFTYIGNAMPDLPLLESCREPMVANPTPALRAALRKARVTPARTFDETVSPLKAWPKAIRLHQWAKNVLIFLPLLLAHAWAPGLVAAAAVAFLSFGLCASATYIVNDLLDLEADRQHPRKRRRPFASGDLSALSGVFVVVLLLAASLVLALSVPRVITALSPQLVSLIKPHYFLEWLGIYLVTTLAYSLRLKRSVLVDVIVLSGLYTIRIIAGSAASGVPVSTWLGSFSIFFFLSLALVKRFAELENLSERGGSTIGGRGYHVSDIEQLRSFGSASGFASVVVLTLYISTLEAAQLYHHTRRLWLLVPVLILWIMRLWLLASRGQLNEDPVVYAITDRRSLFMGLLVALIVLSAL; this comes from the coding sequence TTGTCTCTCACGGCCTCACAAATCGACACCGCCGCGCTCCCCATCCTCTGTGTCGACCTCGACGGTACCCTCGTCAAGTCCGACACCTTGCACGACTCCGCACTCGCCGTCGCCCGCCACCATCCGGCTGCACTCCTTAAAATCCCCTCCTGGCTCCTCCAGGGCAAAGCTGCTCTCAAGCGCCACCTCGCCGCCACCGTCCAGCTCGACGTCGCCCACCTCCCCTACAACCGCGAACTCCTTCAATATCTTCAGCAGCAGCACGCCACCGGCCGCCCCATCTACCTCGCCACCGCAGCCGACGCCGACACCGCTCGCCGCGTCGCAGACCACCTCGGCCTCTTCACCGGCGTCCTCGCCTCCGACGGTCAGCTCAACCTTGCCGGCAAAAACAAGCTCGCCGCCTTCCGCTCCCAATTCGGCGACAACTTCACCTACATCGGCAACGCCATGCCCGATCTCCCCTTGCTCGAAAGCTGCAGGGAGCCCATGGTCGCCAACCCCACCCCCGCCCTCCGCGCCGCGCTCCGCAAAGCCCGCGTTACCCCCGCCCGCACCTTCGACGAGACCGTCTCCCCCCTCAAAGCGTGGCCCAAAGCCATCCGCCTCCACCAATGGGCGAAAAACGTCCTCATCTTCCTCCCCCTCCTCCTCGCCCACGCCTGGGCACCCGGTCTCGTCGCAGCAGCAGCAGTCGCCTTTCTCAGCTTCGGCCTCTGCGCCTCCGCCACCTACATCGTCAACGACCTGCTCGACCTCGAAGCCGACCGCCAGCACCCGCGCAAGCGCCGCCGCCCCTTCGCCTCGGGCGACCTCTCCGCCCTCTCCGGCGTCTTCGTTGTCGTCCTCTTGCTGGCCGCCTCTCTCGTTCTGGCGCTGTCAGTGCCCCGCGTCATCACCGCCCTGTCGCCTCAACTCGTCTCCCTCATCAAGCCTCATTACTTCCTTGAGTGGCTCGGCATCTACCTCGTTACGACACTCGCCTATTCGCTGCGTCTCAAGCGCTCCGTCCTGGTCGACGTTATCGTCCTCTCCGGCCTCTACACCATTCGCATCATCGCCGGATCCGCTGCCTCGGGCGTGCCCGTATCCACCTGGCTCGGCAGCTTCAGCATCTTCTTCTTTCTCTCGCTCGCTCTGGTCAAACGCTTCGCCGAGCTTGAAAACCTCAGTGAGCGCGGCGGCTCCACCATCGGAGGCCGCGGCTACCACGTCTCTGACATCGAGCAACTTCGCAGCTTCGGCTCCGCTAGCGGCTTCGCCTCCGTCGTCGTCCTCACCCTCTACATCTCGACCCTCGAAGCGGCCCAGCTCTACCACCACACCCGGCGACTCTGGCTTCTCGTTCCCGTCCTTATCCTTTGGATCATGCGCCTCTGGCTCTTGGCCTCTCGCGGCCAGCTCAACGAAGACCCCGTCGTCTACGCCATCACCGACCGCCGCAGCCTCTTCATGGGCCTCCTCGTAGCCCTCATCGTCCTCTCCGCCCTCTAG
- a CDS encoding efflux RND transporter periplasmic adaptor subunit, giving the protein MPSTQMNEKERVDGAAAAESQKNLRESEPLVEGPKGSPARKWIVVLVILAVVGAAVWKIRRNTAEQTGVQMMMAAQADRPTPVQVSSVQQKTMPIFLTALGTVTAYNTVTIKSRVDGQLMQVPVREGQAVRQGQVLAEIDPKPYQAALEQAQGQLVKDQANAVNARAEAARYEALLSAGVVSKESQQAQASTAGQAEGSIASDRAAIEAAKVNLGYTKIFSPINGVVGLRQVDAGNIVHAADTNGLLVVTQLQPIAVIFTLPEDQLPEVLKKSRAGDKLVVEAYDRAAATHLASGSLLTVDNQIDTTTGTVKAKAVFENKDGALFPNQFVNVRLILQEKRNAVVIPASALQTGTQGNFVYLLKQGQPPADPLAKKDADGPVIELPENKTNYYVMAQTVNVELTEGTQVILSGGVKPGDQIVVDGQEKLKNGSKVFPRTAPVKAGDGTTAELGMTSTTGQPS; this is encoded by the coding sequence ATGCCGTCAACGCAGATGAACGAGAAAGAACGAGTAGACGGGGCAGCGGCAGCGGAGTCGCAGAAGAACCTGCGAGAGAGCGAGCCGTTGGTAGAGGGGCCGAAGGGATCGCCGGCGCGGAAGTGGATTGTGGTGCTGGTGATTCTGGCCGTGGTGGGGGCGGCGGTATGGAAGATCCGCCGGAACACGGCAGAACAGACCGGCGTCCAGATGATGATGGCGGCGCAGGCGGATAGGCCGACGCCAGTGCAGGTGTCTTCGGTGCAACAGAAGACGATGCCGATTTTCCTTACCGCTCTGGGAACCGTTACGGCATACAACACGGTGACGATCAAGTCGCGTGTGGATGGGCAGTTAATGCAGGTGCCGGTTCGCGAAGGGCAGGCGGTGCGGCAGGGACAGGTGCTGGCGGAGATCGATCCGAAACCTTACCAGGCGGCGCTGGAGCAGGCGCAGGGGCAGTTGGTGAAGGACCAGGCGAATGCGGTGAATGCTCGCGCGGAGGCGGCGCGGTATGAGGCGCTGCTGTCGGCTGGCGTGGTTTCGAAGGAGAGCCAGCAGGCACAGGCTTCGACGGCGGGGCAGGCGGAGGGTTCGATTGCCTCAGACCGCGCGGCGATTGAAGCGGCGAAGGTGAACCTGGGGTATACGAAGATTTTTTCGCCGATCAATGGGGTGGTTGGGCTGCGGCAGGTGGATGCCGGAAATATTGTGCATGCAGCGGATACAAATGGACTGCTGGTGGTGACGCAGCTGCAGCCGATCGCTGTAATCTTTACGTTGCCGGAGGATCAGCTGCCGGAGGTGTTGAAGAAGTCGCGGGCGGGCGACAAGCTGGTGGTGGAGGCGTATGACCGGGCTGCTGCGACTCACCTGGCGAGCGGAAGTTTGCTGACGGTCGATAACCAGATTGATACGACGACGGGGACAGTGAAGGCCAAGGCTGTCTTCGAGAATAAGGATGGGGCGCTGTTTCCGAATCAGTTTGTGAATGTGCGGTTGATCCTGCAAGAGAAGAGGAATGCGGTGGTGATTCCGGCTTCGGCGCTGCAGACGGGGACGCAGGGGAACTTCGTCTACCTGCTGAAGCAGGGGCAGCCGCCGGCTGATCCGCTGGCGAAGAAGGATGCGGATGGGCCGGTGATCGAGCTGCCAGAGAACAAGACGAACTACTACGTGATGGCGCAGACGGTGAATGTGGAGCTGACTGAGGGGACGCAGGTGATCCTGAGCGGCGGAGTGAAGCCGGGAGACCAGATTGTGGTGGATGGGCAGGAGAAGTTGAAGAACGGAAGCAAGGTATTTCCGAGGACGGCTCCGGTGAAAGCTGGAGATGGAACAACTGCTGAGTTGGGTATGACAAGCACCACGGGGCAGCCCTCGTGA